The following proteins are co-located in the Nitrospira sp. genome:
- the pabA gene encoding aminodeoxychorismate/anthranilate synthase component II codes for MLLMIDNYDSFTYNLVQYFGELGEDVVVYRNDKISIREIEALKPRRLVISPGPCTPNEAGISVEAIRYFGGKLPLLGVCLGHQSLAVAFGGEVIRAERLMHGKTSMVRHDGRTIFRNLPNPFEATRYHSLIVNRKNLPDCFEISAETAEGEIMGMRHKTLGIEGVQFHPESILTTAGKELLRNFLKL; via the coding sequence ATGTTGTTGATGATCGACAATTACGATTCCTTTACCTACAACCTCGTGCAATATTTCGGCGAGTTGGGGGAAGATGTGGTCGTCTACAGAAACGACAAAATTTCCATCCGGGAGATCGAAGCCCTGAAGCCGCGCCGGCTCGTCATTTCGCCCGGCCCCTGCACGCCGAACGAGGCGGGAATCTCGGTGGAAGCGATTCGGTATTTCGGCGGCAAACTGCCGTTGCTGGGTGTGTGTCTCGGCCACCAATCGCTGGCGGTTGCGTTCGGCGGCGAAGTGATCCGCGCCGAGCGTCTCATGCACGGCAAGACGTCGATGGTTCGCCACGACGGTCGCACGATTTTTCGCAATCTGCCGAACCCGTTTGAGGCCACCCGCTATCATTCACTCATCGTGAATCGCAAGAATCTCCCGGACTGTTTCGAGATCAGCGCCGAGACCGCCGAAGGCGAGATCATGGGGATGCGCCACAAGACGCTGGGTATCGAGGGTGTGCAATTCCATCCGGAATCGATTCTCACCACCGCCGGTAAGGAGCTGCTCAGGAATTTCTTGAAACTCTAG
- the trpE gene encoding anthranilate synthase component I: MSRQQYSLTLDEFRALAAEGNLIPLYREILADYETPVSAFAKIDHGPTAYLLESVAGGENWARYSFLGSGSSAVIREEKGDLVLTRGKKNLRIQSRGNPLERLRELMEEYRPVTVPGLPRFVGGAVGYFSYDMVRTFEELPALRKDSLGLPDFAFLLTDTLLIFDNVSQKIKVVANAYLESTKERDIRDAYRHATTRIEKMIARLKRPVRQPRQKRRRKPITFTSNMNKADFEKMVVRTKEYIRSGDIVQAVLSQRWETQIHTTPFQLYRALRVINPSPYMYYLRVAGVELVGSSPETLVRCEDGQISLRPIAGTRRRGQTPEEDQDLARRLLADEKERAEHVMLVDLGRNDVGRVAARGSVKVESLMQVERYSHVMHIVSQVTGQLESNKSVYDVMRACFPAGTVSGAPKIRAMEIIEELEPTRRGPYAGAVGYFGFSGNMDMCINIRTVVIKGRQAYIQAGAGIVADSIPEHEYEETCNKARAMMKAIELAEQGLE, translated from the coding sequence ATGAGTAGACAACAATACTCTCTCACTCTGGATGAATTCCGAGCCCTCGCGGCGGAAGGCAATCTGATTCCGCTCTATCGGGAAATTCTGGCGGACTATGAGACGCCCGTGTCGGCGTTTGCCAAAATCGACCATGGGCCGACGGCCTATCTGCTCGAGAGTGTGGCCGGTGGTGAAAATTGGGCGCGGTATTCGTTCCTGGGTAGCGGCTCATCGGCGGTGATCCGCGAGGAGAAGGGTGACTTGGTCTTGACGCGGGGGAAGAAGAACCTGCGGATTCAAAGTCGTGGTAATCCGCTGGAGCGGCTGCGCGAATTGATGGAAGAGTATCGTCCGGTGACCGTGCCCGGCCTGCCCCGGTTCGTCGGCGGCGCGGTGGGCTACTTCAGTTACGATATGGTGCGGACGTTCGAGGAGCTGCCGGCGCTGCGCAAAGACAGCCTCGGCCTGCCGGACTTTGCCTTTCTGCTCACCGACACGCTGCTGATCTTCGACAACGTCTCGCAGAAAATCAAAGTGGTTGCGAACGCCTACCTGGAATCGACCAAGGAACGGGACATCCGTGACGCCTATCGCCATGCCACCACGCGGATTGAAAAGATGATTGCGCGGCTGAAGCGGCCGGTGCGGCAACCGCGGCAGAAACGCCGCCGGAAACCGATCACCTTTACGTCCAACATGAACAAGGCCGATTTCGAGAAGATGGTCGTGCGGACCAAGGAGTACATCCGCTCGGGCGATATCGTGCAAGCCGTCTTGTCTCAACGGTGGGAAACGCAAATCCATACGACGCCGTTTCAACTCTATCGCGCCCTCCGAGTCATCAATCCCTCGCCCTACATGTATTACCTGCGTGTGGCGGGCGTGGAGCTGGTGGGGTCTTCGCCGGAGACGCTGGTGCGTTGTGAAGACGGCCAGATCTCACTGCGCCCCATTGCCGGCACGCGGCGCCGCGGGCAGACGCCCGAAGAAGATCAGGACCTGGCGCGACGGCTGTTGGCGGATGAAAAAGAGCGGGCCGAACATGTGATGCTGGTGGATCTCGGACGCAACGACGTGGGTCGGGTGGCAGCCAGAGGCTCGGTGAAGGTGGAGTCGCTGATGCAGGTCGAGCGGTATTCGCATGTCATGCATATTGTGTCGCAAGTGACGGGACAGTTGGAAAGCAACAAATCCGTGTACGATGTTATGCGAGCCTGTTTCCCGGCGGGGACCGTGTCGGGTGCGCCGAAGATTCGCGCGATGGAAATCATCGAGGAATTGGAGCCGACGCGCCGCGGGCCCTATGCGGGAGCGGTGGGGTATTTCGGCTTTTCCGGCAACATGGACATGTGCATCAACATTCGGACCGTCGTGATCAAGGGGCGGCAGGCTTATATTCAAGCGGGAGCCGGTATCGTCGCCGATTCGATTCCTGAACATGAATACGAAGAAACCTGCAACAAGGCGCGAGCGATGATGAAAGCCATCGAACTCGCCGAGCAGGGATTGGAATGA
- a CDS encoding HlyC/CorC family transporter, which translates to MDIIVLIVLILLSAVISVVEVGFYSVNDTKLRALADTGSKRAEMALHLRTDPQRLLLTILVGDRLIDTATASLATIIALNRFGGQGLEGVLGEAFAVLVGILTFVLLVFADLVPKTLAAKYSVPVVLNMAYPAYAAQQVLTPIMFFVVPLIYKLTGGKGLNVPFVTEEELKIMLDQSSKSGAIEAQEVKMIKNVFQLKDITAEDCMTPRIYMFSLDCNQYLREAKELLFKSKYSRIPLYEGTLDNIIGILYKTKALTALAQGHTEMKLRDIAQPALFIPHTKSADDLMKQFQLDKRHMAIVVNEFGGVMGLVTLEDLLEEVVGEIVDETDITEELIKRIGKNQILVHGRTEVRKVNDFLKVDLGDDAVTISGLVQHELGRIPKVGEEVHIANCRLVIHEADPRVIKSVNIYKEEKHPITHEPIVDEHVSVTQASLER; encoded by the coding sequence ATGGACATTATCGTTCTGATAGTCCTCATTCTGTTGTCCGCGGTGATTTCTGTTGTTGAAGTCGGATTCTACTCCGTCAACGATACGAAGCTCAGGGCGCTGGCCGATACGGGCAGCAAGCGGGCGGAGATGGCCCTCCATCTTCGAACCGATCCGCAACGCCTCCTGCTGACCATCCTGGTCGGAGATCGACTGATCGACACCGCCACCGCATCGCTGGCCACGATTATTGCGCTGAACCGATTCGGAGGGCAGGGGCTGGAAGGTGTGCTGGGCGAGGCCTTCGCGGTCCTGGTCGGTATTCTGACCTTTGTTCTGTTGGTGTTTGCCGACCTGGTGCCCAAGACTCTGGCGGCCAAGTACTCGGTTCCCGTGGTGTTGAACATGGCCTATCCGGCCTATGCGGCTCAGCAGGTGCTCACGCCTATCATGTTCTTCGTGGTGCCCCTCATCTATAAGTTGACCGGCGGTAAAGGGCTCAACGTGCCCTTCGTCACGGAAGAAGAGCTGAAGATCATGCTCGATCAGAGCAGCAAGAGCGGCGCGATTGAGGCGCAGGAAGTGAAGATGATCAAGAACGTCTTCCAGCTGAAGGATATCACGGCGGAAGATTGCATGACCCCGCGTATCTACATGTTCTCGCTCGACTGCAATCAGTATCTGCGCGAAGCGAAGGAACTCCTGTTCAAGTCCAAGTATTCGCGTATCCCGTTATACGAAGGCACGTTGGATAACATTATCGGGATTCTCTACAAGACCAAGGCGTTGACGGCGTTGGCCCAAGGGCATACGGAGATGAAGCTTCGCGACATCGCGCAGCCCGCTCTGTTTATCCCGCATACGAAATCCGCGGACGACCTGATGAAGCAGTTTCAGTTGGACAAACGCCACATGGCGATTGTGGTCAACGAGTTCGGTGGTGTGATGGGCCTGGTCACGTTGGAAGACCTGCTGGAAGAGGTGGTCGGCGAGATTGTCGATGAGACGGATATCACCGAAGAGTTGATCAAGCGTATCGGTAAGAACCAGATCCTGGTGCATGGACGCACCGAGGTCCGGAAGGTCAACGATTTCCTCAAGGTGGATTTAGGCGACGATGCCGTGACGATCAGCGGTCTGGTGCAGCATGAACTGGGCAGGATTCCCAAGGTCGGTGAAGAAGTGCATATCGCCAATTGTCGCCTGGTCATTCATGAGGCGGACCCGCGGGTCATCAAGAGCGTCAATATCTACAAGGAAGAAAAACACCCCATCACGCATGAGCCCATCGTCGATGAGCATGTCTCTGTCACTCAGGCGTCACTAGAGCGGTAA
- a CDS encoding fructose 1,6-bisphosphatase produces MAAESSQTITLSVIKADIGGFVGHSAMHPALMDCAREKLAAAKSGGLLVDYHVSACGDDLQLIMTHRHGVDHERIHRLAWDTFEAGTAVAKELHLYGAGQDLLADAFSGNVRGQGPGVAEMEFVERKSDPVLIFMADKTSAGAWNLPLYKMFADPFNTAGLVIAPTLHQGFRFEVHDIYEHKKILFDCPEELYDMLMFIGSPGTYTIKYVYSRADGTIAAASSTERLSLIAGKYVGKDDPVMIVRAQQNFPAVGEVLDPFRYPWIIEGWMRGSHYGPLMPVSVKQATPTRFDGPPRVACLGFQLADGKLVGPRDMFDDPSYDEARRDANRIADVLRMHGPFEPHRLPLDDMEYTTMPQIMKKLEGRWATV; encoded by the coding sequence ATGGCAGCGGAGAGCTCACAGACCATCACGTTGAGTGTGATCAAGGCGGACATCGGCGGCTTCGTCGGGCATTCGGCTATGCATCCGGCCTTGATGGATTGCGCAAGGGAGAAGCTTGCGGCGGCGAAAAGCGGCGGGCTGCTCGTCGATTACCATGTGTCGGCCTGCGGCGATGACTTGCAGCTCATCATGACGCATCGTCACGGCGTGGATCACGAGCGGATCCACCGTCTTGCCTGGGATACATTCGAGGCCGGCACTGCCGTCGCGAAGGAACTGCATCTCTACGGCGCAGGGCAGGATCTGCTGGCCGATGCCTTCAGTGGAAATGTGCGGGGGCAGGGGCCGGGCGTGGCCGAGATGGAGTTTGTGGAACGGAAGTCCGATCCGGTGCTGATTTTCATGGCGGACAAGACGTCGGCGGGTGCCTGGAATCTCCCCCTGTACAAGATGTTCGCCGATCCGTTCAATACGGCGGGTCTCGTCATTGCGCCCACGCTGCACCAGGGATTCCGGTTCGAGGTGCACGATATCTACGAGCACAAGAAGATCTTGTTCGATTGTCCCGAAGAACTCTACGACATGTTGATGTTCATCGGGTCCCCCGGTACGTACACGATCAAGTACGTGTACTCACGGGCGGACGGGACGATTGCGGCGGCCTCGTCGACGGAGCGGCTCTCGCTCATTGCGGGCAAGTATGTCGGGAAAGACGACCCGGTGATGATCGTCCGCGCGCAGCAGAACTTTCCAGCGGTGGGCGAAGTGCTCGATCCGTTCCGGTATCCCTGGATCATCGAGGGCTGGATGCGTGGTTCGCATTACGGTCCGCTCATGCCGGTCTCGGTGAAGCAGGCGACGCCGACCCGCTTCGATGGGCCTCCGCGCGTCGCCTGTCTGGGATTTCAATTGGCTGACGGCAAACTCGTCGGGCCGCGGGATATGTTCGACGATCCGTCGTATGATGAAGCGCGCCGGGATGCGAACCGGATCGCCGATGTGTTACGGATGCACGGTCCCTTTGAACCGCACCGGTTGCCCCTCGACGACATGGAGTACACGACCATGCCGCAGATTATGAAGAAGTTGGAAGGTCGCTGGGCAACGGTGTAG
- a CDS encoding LysM peptidoglycan-binding domain-containing protein, giving the protein MMSQRNSRMRHAVVVPIGLLVLSGLSVSGCVMSEKYEAEKARSLNFQRLLAQEEKRSAELDSEVKRSKRELSEYEARNRELGAQVEAVRQQAAQIQEEAQAMKEASLLEKRAHEDMKRLTTIPSKTKKAAAAAKKDFTAAVDEALKADVSSELSLESAKDAAKNVLGQEQAGADALGATSASATGNTHTVRPGETLYRIGQKYHVGVDQLRKWNNLDNSTVVVGQKLIISRP; this is encoded by the coding sequence ATGATGAGTCAGCGAAACTCACGGATGAGACACGCAGTAGTGGTTCCGATCGGGTTGCTCGTACTGAGCGGCCTGAGTGTGAGCGGATGCGTGATGTCGGAGAAGTACGAAGCCGAAAAAGCGCGCAGCCTGAACTTCCAGCGGCTCCTGGCGCAGGAAGAAAAGCGCAGCGCCGAACTGGACAGCGAAGTCAAACGAAGCAAACGCGAACTGAGTGAGTACGAGGCCCGCAATCGGGAACTCGGCGCTCAGGTGGAAGCGGTGCGTCAGCAGGCGGCTCAAATTCAGGAAGAGGCCCAGGCGATGAAGGAAGCCAGCCTGCTGGAGAAGCGGGCGCATGAAGATATGAAGCGCCTGACGACAATTCCATCCAAGACGAAAAAGGCCGCAGCTGCGGCGAAGAAGGACTTTACGGCCGCCGTCGATGAGGCGTTGAAGGCGGATGTGTCGTCGGAGTTGAGTCTGGAATCGGCGAAGGACGCAGCCAAGAATGTGCTCGGTCAGGAACAGGCGGGAGCGGATGCCCTCGGTGCAACTTCGGCATCGGCAACCGGCAACACTCACACGGTGCGTCCCGGTGAAACCCTGTATCGCATCGGGCAGAAGTATCACGTCGGTGTGGACCAATTGCGGAAGTGGAACAATTTGGACAATAGCACGGTTGTGGTCGGACAGAAGTTGATCATCAGCCGGCCCTAG
- a CDS encoding ACT domain-containing protein, producing the protein MPTTTQFVVSGQSKPGVLAEVAAVLGAAGVNIKAFSAPEVTGPGKLRLIVADVDTARIALRKSKIKFREETALILSLENKPGALKQVADSLTRARINVKCGYCTPSREGKRAIVVLTVSNTTKALGVLRTHSLDEF; encoded by the coding sequence ATGCCGACAACGACGCAATTTGTGGTGAGTGGACAGAGTAAGCCTGGAGTGCTGGCTGAAGTGGCGGCCGTGCTCGGGGCTGCGGGAGTCAACATCAAGGCGTTCTCTGCGCCCGAAGTCACCGGTCCGGGAAAGCTTCGCCTGATTGTGGCGGATGTGGATACGGCTCGTATTGCGCTGAGAAAATCCAAGATCAAGTTCCGTGAAGAGACCGCCCTGATTTTGAGTCTGGAGAATAAGCCCGGCGCCTTGAAACAGGTGGCCGATTCGCTCACCAGGGCTCGCATCAATGTGAAGTGCGGCTATTGCACCCCGTCGCGGGAAGGCAAACGCGCGATCGTGGTGCTGACCGTTTCGAATACGACCAAAGCCCTCGGGGTGCTGCGCACCCATTCACTCGACGAATTCTAA
- a CDS encoding septal ring lytic transglycosylase RlpA family protein, with amino-acid sequence MPGEKRTSTSRLLLPLFAFLLTTWLSGCSGWSPARPSYPPGYPLGFIERGSASWYGPGFHGNRTANGEVYDMHKLTAAHRTLPLGSVAVVRSLSTGRQVTVRINDRGPFARGRILDLSLAGAQAVGMVGRGTDEIELRVISYEGRAGGMGVLRVQVGSFADPANARALVERLRSAYPGSKIVGVDLPDGRRYRVYAGQFQTEVAAEQAAAHLRRALETDPFIVRDDAPGATTGNP; translated from the coding sequence ATGCCGGGGGAGAAGAGGACAAGCACCAGCCGTCTTCTTCTCCCCCTGTTCGCGTTTCTCCTCACCACATGGCTCAGCGGCTGCTCCGGCTGGAGTCCGGCGCGTCCGTCGTATCCACCCGGCTATCCGTTAGGGTTTATCGAACGGGGCAGCGCGTCCTGGTACGGGCCCGGCTTCCACGGCAACCGCACGGCAAACGGTGAAGTCTACGACATGCACAAATTGACGGCGGCGCACCGGACGTTGCCGCTGGGGTCGGTGGCGGTCGTGCGATCTCTGAGCACCGGCCGGCAGGTGACCGTGCGGATCAACGATCGGGGGCCGTTTGCGCGCGGGAGAATTCTGGACCTGTCTTTGGCCGGAGCCCAGGCTGTCGGGATGGTCGGGCGCGGTACCGATGAAATCGAACTCCGGGTGATCAGTTACGAGGGACGAGCCGGGGGGATGGGGGTGTTGCGCGTGCAGGTCGGTTCCTTTGCCGATCCGGCCAACGCACGAGCTTTGGTCGAACGATTGAGGAGTGCCTATCCTGGCTCAAAGATCGTCGGCGTCGATCTTCCGGATGGTCGCCGGTATCGGGTGTATGCGGGACAATTTCAAACGGAGGTCGCAGCCGAGCAGGCCGCCGCGCATCTGAGACGGGCACTGGAGACCGATCCATTCATCGTGCGCGACGATGCGCCGGGGGCGACTACGGGGAATCCTTGA
- a CDS encoding cupin domain-containing protein, which translates to MVTVDQQAVARKWQARGFSCDLWVDPPGQVWEDYRHATDELVMPVEGRLELEFGGRCVRPEPGEEILIPAGVSHTVRNIGGTSVKWLYGYSR; encoded by the coding sequence ATGGTCACGGTCGATCAGCAGGCAGTCGCCAGGAAATGGCAGGCGCGGGGCTTCAGTTGTGATCTTTGGGTTGATCCGCCCGGGCAAGTGTGGGAGGATTACCGCCACGCGACCGACGAGTTGGTGATGCCGGTCGAGGGCCGGTTGGAACTGGAGTTCGGGGGCCGGTGTGTCCGGCCCGAACCGGGCGAGGAGATCCTCATTCCGGCCGGAGTGTCCCATACCGTCAGAAACATCGGCGGCACCAGCGTGAAGTGGCTGTATGGATACAGTCGCTAA
- the ligA gene encoding NAD-dependent DNA ligase LigA, whose product MPHQTAEQRIADLRRQIRHHDHLYYTKDRPEISDAEYDRLFRELVDLETAHPDLVTGDSPTQRVGAPPLEELIKVSHEKPMLSLDSITDQEDVRAFDARMKRELETDQIVYTVEPKFDGLSVELVYDRGAFVRGSTRGDGMVGEDVTINLRTIRALPLQLDPQPSLPAHLVVRGEVYMRLDEFQALNRRMTERGEEAFANPRNAAAGSLRQLDSRITASRPLTLTCYDIMAISGTAPPTHWEELDALAAWGLPVPEHRQRCRSIDEVLSFQQATDAMRDSLPFEIDGVVVKLDRRTWQDQLGSKSRSPRWAIAYKFAPRKEITVIQDIAVSVGRTGTLTPLALLKPVEVGGVTISRATLHNADEVARKDVRVGDTVKVERAGDVIPAIAERVPVPGEVRQEPFVMPDHCPVCGSAVAREGAYFYCTGQTVCVAQLKGGIEHFASKSALDIDGMGKKTIAQLVDVGFVRDLADLYSLTKEQILTLEGFADRSASLLLESIERSKSVSLERLLMGLGIRQVGQHIARVLAKQFGTLSKLMSATQEELLQVREIGPEISASLDSFFSEERNRAVIARLIERGLTIAPPTTENAAGSQSLAGKTFVFTGGLANYTRDQAKQLVEQQGGQVSSSVSKKTSFVVAGTDPGSKLDQARKLGVRVLTETEFTALVTPE is encoded by the coding sequence ATGCCTCATCAGACAGCCGAACAACGGATCGCCGATCTTCGTCGCCAAATCCGCCATCACGATCACCTCTATTACACGAAGGACCGGCCGGAGATTTCGGACGCGGAATACGACCGGCTCTTCCGCGAGCTCGTCGACCTCGAAACGGCGCATCCCGACCTGGTCACCGGCGACTCGCCCACCCAACGAGTCGGCGCACCACCGCTGGAGGAACTCATCAAGGTTTCCCACGAGAAACCGATGCTGAGTCTCGATTCGATTACCGATCAGGAAGATGTCCGGGCCTTCGACGCGCGCATGAAGCGGGAGCTGGAAACCGACCAGATCGTCTACACGGTGGAACCGAAATTCGATGGCCTTTCGGTGGAACTGGTTTACGATCGGGGCGCCTTCGTCCGTGGTTCCACACGAGGAGACGGCATGGTCGGCGAAGACGTGACGATCAATCTGCGAACGATTCGCGCGCTGCCGCTGCAGCTCGATCCCCAGCCCTCCCTGCCTGCGCATTTGGTGGTGCGCGGAGAAGTGTATATGCGGCTGGATGAATTTCAGGCGCTCAACCGTCGCATGACGGAACGCGGCGAGGAAGCGTTTGCGAACCCACGCAATGCCGCAGCAGGATCGTTGCGGCAGCTGGACAGCCGCATCACCGCGTCGCGACCCTTGACCCTGACCTGTTACGACATCATGGCGATCTCCGGCACAGCTCCACCCACCCACTGGGAGGAGTTGGACGCCTTGGCCGCCTGGGGACTTCCTGTTCCCGAACACCGGCAACGTTGCCGCTCGATTGACGAAGTCCTCTCGTTCCAACAGGCCACCGATGCGATGCGGGACTCGCTTCCCTTTGAAATTGACGGCGTGGTGGTCAAACTCGACCGCCGGACGTGGCAGGACCAGCTGGGCAGCAAATCCCGCAGCCCACGTTGGGCCATCGCCTACAAGTTTGCCCCCCGAAAAGAGATCACGGTCATTCAGGACATCGCCGTCTCGGTCGGTCGGACCGGCACCCTGACGCCGTTGGCCCTGCTGAAACCGGTGGAGGTCGGAGGTGTCACAATCAGCCGGGCCACCCTCCACAATGCAGATGAGGTCGCGCGAAAGGATGTCCGCGTGGGTGACACGGTCAAGGTGGAACGCGCCGGTGACGTGATCCCCGCCATTGCCGAACGGGTCCCGGTTCCCGGAGAGGTGAGACAGGAGCCGTTCGTGATGCCCGACCACTGCCCGGTGTGCGGCTCGGCAGTGGCGCGTGAAGGGGCCTACTTCTACTGCACCGGCCAGACCGTCTGCGTCGCCCAACTGAAGGGCGGCATCGAACACTTCGCCTCGAAGAGCGCGCTGGATATCGACGGGATGGGAAAGAAGACGATCGCTCAACTGGTCGATGTCGGGTTTGTCCGGGACCTGGCCGATCTCTACAGCCTGACCAAAGAGCAGATACTCACGCTGGAGGGATTCGCCGACCGATCGGCAAGCCTGCTCCTTGAATCGATTGAACGCAGTAAATCCGTCTCACTGGAGCGGCTCTTGATGGGGCTGGGAATCAGGCAGGTGGGGCAGCACATCGCTCGCGTCCTGGCGAAACAGTTCGGTACCCTGTCGAAGCTGATGTCGGCGACGCAGGAGGAATTGCTGCAGGTGCGCGAAATCGGCCCGGAGATTTCTGCCAGTCTCGACTCGTTCTTCAGCGAAGAACGGAACCGGGCGGTGATTGCCCGCCTGATCGAACGAGGTCTGACGATCGCTCCCCCGACCACTGAGAACGCAGCCGGCAGCCAGAGCCTGGCCGGCAAGACGTTCGTCTTTACCGGTGGGCTGGCCAACTACACCCGCGATCAGGCCAAACAGTTGGTGGAACAACAGGGGGGACAGGTCTCGTCGAGTGTCAGCAAGAAGACATCGTTTGTGGTGGCAGGGACCGATCCGGGGTCGAAACTGGACCAGGCCCGGAAACTGGGAGTGCGGGTTCTGACGGAAACGGAATTTACCGCTCTAGTGACGCCTGAGTGA
- the trpD gene encoding anthranilate phosphoribosyltransferase — protein MIKDAINTLAERSDLTEQEAETVMGEIMDGAATSAQIAGYLMGLRMKGETVAEIAGSVQAMRARATKIRVRDSQVVDTCGTGGDRAHTFNISTTAAFVAAGAGLTVAKHGNRSVSSKSGSADVLAALGVAIDLPPERVADCVNEVGIGFLFAPLYHSAMKHCAQPRQELGIRTLLNILGPLTNPAGARIQVVGVFDAGLTELLAKVLLHLGAQHCFVVHGMDGLDEITVTDRTRISEGKAGVVSSYTIDPTEFGLTRVRPKELVGGSAEDNAAITRDIFRGRKGPKRDIVCLNAAPALVAGRKAKTLQEGFHLAQQTIDSGAAMEKLDQLIAFTKKAS, from the coding sequence ATGATCAAAGACGCAATCAATACATTGGCCGAACGGTCCGATCTCACCGAGCAAGAAGCTGAAACCGTGATGGGCGAGATTATGGACGGCGCGGCCACTTCCGCCCAGATCGCCGGCTATCTCATGGGGCTGCGGATGAAGGGGGAGACTGTGGCCGAGATCGCCGGCTCCGTGCAGGCTATGCGGGCCCGCGCAACCAAGATCCGGGTACGGGATTCCCAGGTCGTAGATACCTGCGGCACCGGCGGTGATCGGGCGCATACCTTCAATATTTCGACTACTGCGGCGTTCGTGGCAGCGGGCGCCGGGCTGACGGTGGCGAAACATGGCAACCGGTCGGTCTCGTCCAAATCAGGCAGTGCCGATGTGTTGGCCGCGCTGGGTGTGGCGATCGATCTCCCGCCTGAGCGGGTCGCCGACTGTGTGAACGAGGTGGGGATCGGGTTTCTCTTCGCGCCGCTCTATCATAGTGCGATGAAACACTGTGCCCAGCCGCGGCAGGAACTGGGGATTCGGACGCTGCTGAATATTCTCGGCCCCCTGACTAATCCAGCCGGTGCCCGCATACAGGTCGTCGGGGTATTCGATGCCGGCTTGACGGAGTTGTTGGCGAAGGTGCTGCTCCACCTGGGCGCGCAACATTGTTTTGTCGTGCACGGCATGGACGGATTGGATGAGATCACCGTCACGGACCGGACCCGGATTTCAGAGGGCAAAGCCGGCGTGGTGTCGAGTTATACCATCGATCCGACGGAATTCGGCCTCACACGCGTCAGGCCGAAAGAACTGGTCGGTGGGAGTGCGGAAGACAATGCCGCCATCACGCGCGATATTTTCCGGGGACGGAAAGGACCGAAGCGCGACATCGTGTGTCTGAATGCCGCACCGGCGCTCGTGGCCGGACGCAAGGCGAAGACGCTGCAGGAAGGGTTTCACCTCGCCCAGCAGACGATCGACTCGGGTGCGGCGATGGAGAAACTGGATCAACTCATCGCATTTACGAAGAAGGCGTCGTGA
- a CDS encoding AAA family ATPase yields MSPSAQPGTSRTVTIEGITLHLAQPMTMGQEWIGNREILKQLLACWLVIDERDLPLSPRITGQPGIGKTTLAMAGARERKQDLYVFQCTADTRPEDLLITPVLAESGTISYHASPLVTAVLTGSICVLDEGNRMNEKSWASLAPLLDHRRCVESIIAGILINAHAEFRCCVTMNEDASTYEVPDYILSRLQPTLGMGFPAREDELAILRYHLPFAPAEMLAMTVDFLQEAHQLSLEYSVRDGIHLLQYALKRRAQDPTHPLSADAAWRESLMKVLGEEALDLPTQSRRRKRALGDQALPQGLGDFFFESDDPLHPGR; encoded by the coding sequence ATGTCACCCAGCGCACAACCGGGCACCTCCCGCACCGTCACCATCGAAGGCATTACGCTGCACCTGGCTCAGCCCATGACGATGGGCCAGGAATGGATCGGAAACCGGGAGATTCTCAAACAGTTACTGGCCTGCTGGCTGGTGATCGACGAGCGTGACCTACCGCTGTCTCCCCGCATCACCGGTCAGCCGGGCATCGGCAAGACCACTCTGGCGATGGCGGGAGCCCGCGAACGCAAGCAGGACCTCTACGTGTTTCAGTGCACAGCCGACACCCGCCCGGAAGACCTGCTGATCACGCCCGTCCTGGCGGAATCCGGCACCATCAGTTACCACGCCTCGCCGCTGGTCACTGCGGTGCTCACAGGCAGCATCTGCGTGCTGGACGAAGGCAACCGCATGAACGAGAAAAGCTGGGCCTCGCTGGCTCCGCTCCTGGATCACCGGCGCTGCGTGGAATCCATCATCGCCGGCATTCTGATCAACGCCCATGCCGAGTTTCGCTGCTGCGTGACCATGAACGAAGACGCGTCCACGTATGAGGTGCCCGACTATATTCTCTCGCGCTTGCAGCCGACGCTGGGCATGGGGTTCCCGGCGCGCGAAGACGAACTGGCGATCCTCCGGTATCACCTGCCCTTCGCGCCGGCGGAGATGCTGGCCATGACCGTCGACTTTCTCCAGGAGGCCCACCAGCTCAGTCTCGAATATTCCGTGCGCGACGGCATTCATCTCCTGCAATACGCGCTGAAGCGTCGCGCGCAGGACCCGACGCACCCGCTGTCGGCCGATGCCGCCTGGCGGGAATCACTGATGAAAGTCCTCGGCGAAGAAGCGCTCGATCTGCCGACTCAGTCACGCCGTCGAAAGCGCGCCCTGGGCGACCAGGCCCTGCCGCAGGGCCTCGGCGATTTCTTTTTCGAAAGCGACGACCCTCTACATCCCGGCCGATAA